The following proteins are encoded in a genomic region of Vigna radiata var. radiata cultivar VC1973A unplaced genomic scaffold, Vradiata_ver6 scaffold_51, whole genome shotgun sequence:
- the LOC106780702 gene encoding uncharacterized protein LOC106780702: MQHYQNVVVMRHGDRVDSFEPMWVSFATRPWDPHLIQQGRVRAFATGRELRKKLPFTLNRVFVSPFLRCVRTAAEVVVALSAVSDNQDPNNLTSDGVPIDPSKIKVSVEYGLCEMMSRAAIRLDLLPKDGNWGFDIPKLEALLPAGTVDKNVKRVYEKLPQWVEDPNLHTRPRYKQIVKDLADKYPTENLLLVTHGVTG, encoded by the exons ATGCAGCACTACCAAAACGTCGTCGTAATGCGTCACGGCGATCGCGTCGACAGCTTCGAACCCATGTGGGTCTCCTTCGCCACCCGACCCTGGGACCCGCACCTGATCCAACAGGGTCGGGTTCGAGCCTTCGCCACGGGTCGCGAGTTACGCAAAAAACTACCTTTCACTCTCAATCGCGTTTTCGTCTCTCCCTTTCTCCGATGTGTCCGAACCGCCGCCGAAGTCGTCGTCGCCCTCTCCGCCGTATCCGACAACCAAGACCCCAATAACCTCACCAGCGATGGCGTCCCCATTGATCCCTCTAAAATTAAG GTTTCTGTTGAATATGGCTTATGTGAAATGATGAGCAGGGCAGCTATTAGACTTGACCTGTTGCCTAAAGACGGAAACTGGGGTTTCGATATTCCGAAGCTCGAGGCTTTGCTTCCGGCAGGGACAGTAGATAAGAATGTGAAAAGGGTCTATGAAAAG TTGCCCCAGTGGGTAGAAGATCCAAACTTGCACACAAGGCCTAGATATAAGCAAATAGTTAAAGATCTTGCTGACAAATATCCTACGGAGAACTTGCTGCTTGTCACACACG GGGTCACTGGATGA
- the LOC111240945 gene encoding uncharacterized protein LOC111240945 yields MFGDGTPELKRFAIRILSLTCSSSGCERNWSSFEMVHTKRRNRLHQKKMNDLVYVMYNSKLKNRQIRKTVALPFDDIESDDEWIVEEADDVVEIDQVEGENDGENVHLDEATTDPALDALDLDNITFGNNEDAQHSSEEELDEDDDGDDDAIIRELED; encoded by the exons ATGTTTGGTGATGGAACTCCGGAGTTGAAGAGATTTGCTATTCGAATTCTAAGCTTGACTTGTAGTTCTTCTGGATGTGAGCGTAATTGGAGCTCATTTGAAAtg gttCATACAAAGAGAAGAAATCGTTTGCATcaaaaaaagatgaatgatttaGTTTATGTGATGTATAACTCCAAGCTGAAAAATAGACAAATTCGAAAAACTGTAGCTCTTCCATTTGATGACATTGAATCAGATGATGAATGGATAGTTGAAGAGGcagatgatgttgttgagattgaTCAAGTTGAAGGTGAAAATGACGGTGAAAATGTTCACTTAGATGAAGCAACAACAGATCCTGCTCTAGATGCTCTTGATCTTGATAATATAACATTTGGAAACAATGAGGATGCACAACATTCATCAGAGGAAGAGttagatgaggatgatgatggaGATGATGATGCCATTATCAGAGAATTAGAGGATTAG